ACTCTTTCCAGTGCTGCATGGATCCTCTCAGCTTTAGGGAGTAATTCCACATTCCTTACATTCTTGTTGCATATACATCCAACAGCACTAGACAGAATTGTGAAGAAAAAAGTACTAATTCATTCAGGTCAAGCTTCACACTTTGTCCTACAAAAATGGCAGACATTTAATTCGCGTGATTGTTTAGGTTACGTAAGGTGACCATGCCTTCCCACTAAGCCCGTCTATAAGCAAGTATAACAGAACTTAACGATTGtatagtgaagtgtatttgataGTTCTAAAGTGAATAGCTTTGTGCtcattctatttaaagatcatCCTGAGGATTGCCCTGGTGTTGTTAAGACCTCCACCTTACCATTAAGGCTATACCCTGTTTCTACTATGATCATGTAAATTGTTTTCTCTGCAGagggaggaggaggaggagttCGCCATTCTGGAGGACCCCCACCCCCTCCACCCACTGGAGGAGGGGGATCATCACGTCCACCCCCACCACCTCCCAGTAGAGGCCATGGAGGTCATGTACCACCACCACCTCCAAGACATTAGAGGTTTTAATTAGAaaccataattataatgatcAAAAAATAGTTATTAATTTATAACTTAATGTACACTCACAACATGCAATTTTACTTAGTGGTGTATATTAGAGCACTTTTGTAAATTTGATCTGCATTGTGACACAGTATGTAAATTTATTAATATTgaataattaataattgtaaAGTAAGCACAAATTTCATTGTTTGAAAATATTATAAAGGGtgtaattataaatacagcAAACTATAGCACTGCTACATACAATAGTGAATTGGTTCCTACACAATTTTTTGTGTTGTTAACAAATTTACATGTAGCCACCCATTCCCATGTCTCCTCCACCCATTCCACCACCAGCTGGCATTTTATCTGGCTTTGGTATTTCTGTAATAACACACTCAGCTGTTGTCAATAGGCTGGCAACTCCAGATGCATCCAAGATTGCTGTTCTAACCACCTTAGTTGGATCAATAATACCTGTAATGCAAAAACTCTAATTAATACACAGCAATATTTTTGTTATATGTACCAGCTTTTATCATGTCAGTGTATTCTTCTCTTAGTGCATCATAGCCATACATTGGTTCTTTTGATCTTAAAATTTCTCCAACTACTGCTGCTGATTCTACACCAGCATTATGGGCAATGGTAGCACATGGTGACTTCAATGCTCTCTTAACTATTTCAACTCCAATCATTTCATCTTTGCTATCCACTATGATAACATTTGAATAGGTTGTACCATGAGTTGTCACTTACATTTGAAGGTCTCCAGTTTTTCCAAGCACCGTAGCAAAGCAACTCCACCACCTGGTACAATACCCTCTTCTACTGCAGCCCTGGTGGCATTCAAAGCATCATTCACTCGGTCTTTCTTCTCATTCACTTCCACATCACTGGAGCCACCAACCTGCATACACAGTAAGATAGTTTCATGGAGAAATGTGATGAATTATTTCACTACCTTTAAAACAGCCACGCCGTCTGATAATTTAGCTAATCTCTCTTGCAATTTCTCTTTCTCATAGCTGGATGTAGTGCTTTCAATCTCCTCCTTAATTACTTCAACTCTCTTTTGAATATCAACCTCCTTTCCTTGTCCCTTTATCATCAGGGTATCATCCTTGGTGATGGTCACTTCTCCCACACGTCCCAGATCAGATATCTGCACATCCTCCAGTTTCACCTCAAGACTTTCATCACCAAACACCTGAATGGAACAGTTATTGTGTAACACTATGTAACCACGATTAACAGATGTGTACATAATGCAAGGTGAGTATTATACTACTCTGATGCAATACTTACAATGCCTCCAGTTGCAATAGCCATATCCTGCAACATGTTCTTGCGGTTGTCACCAAAACCAGGTGCCTTCACTGCAGCAACTTGAAGTCCAACCTTTAATCTGTTAAGGACAAGAGTGGTCAATGCTTCACCATCCACGTCCTCAGCAATTATCACTAGTGGCTTGCGTTGGGTGTTGACTAACTCCAGAACAGGAATCAGAGACTGTACACTAGAAATTTTGTTACTGCACAACAGTAGGAAGCAGTCTTGGAATTCCACTTTCTGACCTATTAACAGCATAATGTGTTCACATAGGAATTATTGTACTATCCTACCTTTAGCAGTGTTGATGAAATATGGTGAAATGTATCCACGATCAAACTTCATTCCTTCGATCACCTCTAGTTCATCGTAAAGTGTTTTACCATCTTTGACGGTTATAACTCCATCTTTAGTCACTCGTTTCATGGCATCTGATATTAGTTGTCCAATCTGCTTGTCACCATTAGCTGAAATAGTGGCCACCTGGGCTATCTCCTCTGGGGTTGTGACTGGACGTGACAACTGTTTCAGTGATTCTATCACAACTTCTACACCCTTTTGAATTCCTGTAAAGCCAGAGTAATTATAAATACCAACTCGTGTCACTATACCTTGTCTGACTTCCAATGGGTTTGCACCTTTGGTGACGTGACCGAAGCCGTCAGTAGCTATGGCTCGGGCAAGAACTGTTGCAGTAGTTGTACCATCACCTGCCTCTTCATTCGTGTTGTTGGCAACGTCTTGTACAAGACGAGCTCCAATATTTTGGTACTTGTCTTCAAGTTCGATGGCTTTAGCAACTGTCACTCCATCCTTAGTGATCTTTGGACTGCCCCAGCTTTGTTCTATGATCACATTGCGACCCTAGTAACACAACAAACATGATTTATTTGAGAAAAGAATTTACACTCACTTTTGGTCCAAGGGTTACTGCTACGGCGTCTGCGAGCTTGTCCACCCCTTGCAGCATGGCCACGCGAGCGTCCTGCCCAAACTTCAGATCCTTGGCATACCATCTAAAAGAACTTGCTCTGGCCAAATTGTAAGTTGGTCTCAGTAACGATCTAGCAGCATACATGTTGGATTCCTGTCCAAAAGAAACACTAGGTGATTGATATGCTCACGCTTTTTTTTCTCGACCTTTCTACGCCACGTGGCGACTTACGTCATAAAAACGTGCTCTAAATATTATTCTAGACTTTTCTTCAATCAGCTCAACATGGTGAGTTTTTGTTGCTG
The nucleotide sequence above comes from Dysidea avara chromosome 3, odDysAvar1.4, whole genome shotgun sequence. Encoded proteins:
- the LOC136248971 gene encoding heat shock protein 60A-like; translation: MYAARSLLRPTYNLARASSFRWYAKDLKFGQDARVAMLQGVDKLADAVAVTLGPKGRNVIIEQSWGSPKITKDGVTVAKAIELEDKYQNIGARLVQDVANNTNEEAGDGTTTATVLARAIATDGFGHVTKGANPLEVRQGIQKGVEVVIESLKQLSRPVTTPEEIAQVATISANGDKQIGQLISDAMKRVTKDGVITVKDGKTLYDELEVIEGMKFDRGYISPYFINTAKGQKVEFQDCFLLLCSNKISSVQSLIPVLELVNTQRKPLVIIAEDVDGEALTTLVLNRLKVGLQVAAVKAPGFGDNRKNMLQDMAIATGGIVFGDESLEVKLEDVQISDLGRVGEVTITKDDTLMIKGQGKEVDIQKRVEVIKEEIESTTSSYEKEKLQERLAKLSDGVAVLKVGGSSDVEVNEKKDRVNDALNATRAAVEEGIVPGGGVALLRCLEKLETFKLDSKDEMIGVEIVKRALKSPCATIAHNAGVESAAVVGEILRSKEPMYGYDALREEYTDMIKAGIIDPTKVVRTAILDASGVASLLTTAECVITEIPKPDKMPAGGGMGGGDMGMGGYM